The proteins below are encoded in one region of Trichocoleus sp. FACHB-46:
- a CDS encoding ankyrin repeat domain-containing protein, with the protein MSSLMEPSSSMRKTLPLIWRVVNIVGLTAFSVWLVRFVILFAMLEASIPAPARTLLGIAPPGLCEAIKARNADPVKNYLNQGGNPNAIHASRPDSDGPSSLSLLSCAAWHGNRGVAEMLLDRGAKINGTHWDRGQKSPPLTLALLAIDRDETIVSSRQNREVAELLVARGADVNVKNRIGVTPLHAIATSRYRENAADRRAIAELLIAEGAGVNSKRSSNLINRFICDRYVVDVSGTSPLHLAAYYGQTSVAEVLIAKGADIAAKNDCGRTPLHIAAREGDSPALVETLLAQGSDSNAKDVLGRTPLADATRSLEFLQRPDYNVVNKKELSANLSIIIELLKRHGGQQK; encoded by the coding sequence ATGAGTTCGCTAATGGAGCCTTCGTCCTCGATGCGAAAAACCTTGCCCCTCATTTGGCGGGTTGTCAATATTGTGGGTCTAACAGCTTTCAGTGTTTGGCTGGTTCGCTTTGTCATCCTGTTTGCAATGCTGGAAGCCTCTATTCCTGCTCCAGCTAGGACTTTACTGGGAATTGCTCCGCCAGGGCTGTGTGAGGCAATAAAAGCTCGAAATGCTGATCCAGTCAAAAACTATCTAAATCAAGGCGGCAACCCCAATGCCATTCATGCCAGTCGCCCTGATTCGGATGGGCCTAGTTCTCTCTCCCTTCTCAGTTGTGCTGCTTGGCATGGCAACCGTGGAGTTGCAGAGATGTTGCTCGACCGAGGCGCAAAGATTAACGGCACCCACTGGGACCGAGGCCAAAAATCACCGCCACTAACACTAGCCCTGTTGGCAATCGACAGAGACGAAACTATCGTATCGAGTCGGCAGAATCGCGAAGTTGCAGAACTTTTGGTGGCCAGAGGTGCTGATGTTAACGTGAAGAACCGTATTGGTGTCACCCCGTTACATGCAATTGCAACGTCGCGTTATCGGGAGAATGCAGCAGACCGACGAGCGATCGCAGAGTTGCTGATTGCCGAGGGTGCGGGGGTCAATAGCAAAAGAAGTAGTAATCTCATCAATCGATTTATCTGTGATCGCTACGTGGTAGACGTGTCGGGAACATCTCCCTTGCACTTAGCTGCCTACTATGGTCAAACTTCAGTTGCAGAAGTATTGATTGCCAAAGGTGCAGACATTGCAGCTAAAAATGATTGCGGTCGCACTCCCTTACACATTGCCGCTAGAGAGGGTGATAGTCCTGCATTGGTAGAAACGTTGCTTGCTCAAGGGTCAGACAGCAATGCCAAAGATGTTTTAGGGCGGACGCCGCTTGCTGATGCAACTAGATCACTAGAGTTTCTACAGCGCCCTGACTATAACGTTGTGAACAAAAAAGAGCTTTCAGCCAATCTTTCTATCATCATTGAGTTGCTCAAGCGTCATGGTGGTCAGCAAAAGTAG